GAGTGAACCTTCGAGTTACATTGCTAATGTAATTAGTGAATCGATGTATAGTATTCCTTTGGATAGCATTCGGGTGGGTTTTACTTATTTCAGATGAAATCTTTCCATTATCCCTAAATATTCTGTTTAAAACTCTAATTatcaatatttataatttttctatgtCAATTAAAACTATTTAGTTTTGCTTTGCAAAGGAATCGTctcttttctttaaaaaaaattgcctAGAAAAGCTGTAGAAAACCCACCTTAATTTATAAATGGATGTAAATTTAGTATCGTTTATGTCATTTTAGGAATTTTaggcaaaataaaagaaatgagTCATTTTTATAGAGGATCGATTTCGATCTTTAATGGATCTTTGGCGAGTAAAATTACAATTATAAAAGCGTCTGTCACGAATGACTTTGAatgtaataatatataaaagatTAAAATCATCCAACttcacaattaaaaataaatatagtagTTAAAGATAttcacaataaaaattacacattgTAGTAATATTTGAATAGGAGCTCTTATTAGTTAACCCTAATAATGATTATAAGATCTAGACAACATTCAACTTGGCAATACTCACTCCCTTTGTCCCGATAGAATAGTAGCAAAGAGAAAGTAAgagttttttttaagaaaaaggtggataataataataaattaagagaaaatataaattGTGTAGATGAATTAATATGGAGTTACAATGCACGgactaaattaaaagaaagttgtgtcattgtctaaaaataaaaattatgcaaATTAAGTTGGACggattaaaatgataaataatgcaaattgaGTGGGATGGAGGGAGTAACAACTaagaaatacatttttttcctcttttcttttattatttgctACAAGGATTAAAAAATTGTGCTTTGTAGGAAAgagaaaaaatgtataattgaaatgaaaaaatgaaatatgtgaatttaatttaaaaaaagagtGATGAAggtaaaaaatatagcaaattctattaaacaaaaatttttaaaaaaaatatagcaaaatcagTATTGGTTTCGGTAAGAAAAATATTGAATAGGGAATGTTTGTTGtcaaaagtaagcattaagcAAAAAGGTGAATAAATATGGGGACAAAAAGCAAGTTCCATTGTTAATATTCTTGACATAACTTCAAGTAAAGCATATTTATGTCtaccaaaatataattaataatatcatacaactagttaattaattaatttattaatttcttagcatattaatattatatgtcTTCCATAACATAATCAAAGAATTACCCACCAATTTAACAACATTAACTGAATACTTATGATGAGTACACTTTGCATATGTACATCCACCTTTGTATTTGCTGATCTTAGAGGCCTGAAAACCCcacaaataatttaattagtccaataatattacactaataatttatataattattaaccatttttataattttgaaatttaataaTACCTGGAAACATCATATGCACATCTACCATAACCTGCAATAGTTTGTCCATTATGTTAAtacataaaattaattcatatatatctccAAGAAATAAAgacaaaatcaacattttttgcATTTGTTCATTacaaaatatgtaaatttataaaaaaaattcatcttTGGCTAATAGTTGCTCGTTGTAGTTGTTGGCTAATTTAATCAGTTAAAAGTATTGACTAATGCGACATTTGTATAAAGCAATTGTTATACAGATGTTTGGTAAAGATTAGTTACAGGTCAAAAAGCCAAAACCGATAAAAAGCTTCTCATAGTAGCTTTATAGTTTTGGTTTAAAAGACATCATTTTAGCTAGCCGAAAAGCTATTTACCAACACTTTCTGGTTATTTGACCAGccaaaaagtcaaatataaaaattaacaaaaaaaaaataatgaaaaaggtcATTTACCAAACATAACCAAAAATATACATAGCCTTGATTAAGCTATAATTGTTTAAAATAacattagtttagattttttaacaaaaatgtTTAATCACCgtgattaattttaataattttattgtaaGTTTCTTATacatttatttcatttatacctagctaataaaagcaataaaaaaagaaagtggtgaagtatttttttgattacaatATAGGCTAAgggaaagaaaataataaataagtatCGAACCCATGACttttcttgaaaaatgataCTTACTCTCTAACTGAGATCATAAAACGTTACTCAATTCTCAATCGATGAATTACTAGATAACAAAGAAGAGGAAAAATGATAGGTTGGGCTGGTAGTTGAAGCGTTTTCCTTTCATGGTTATATCAGCCTAATAATGATTTGATTCTCACCACCTAGTGaaataactaataaatttttttcctttttatctgTAGAAATTATCTagcctattttaaaattatttttaaaaataacaaagacTCAAAGAGTAAAGGGAACAAGCTAATTACTTGGGTCTTTCTTAGTTAAAGTAGCAGTTCCACCAAAGTTACAAGCAATGGCATTGTTACCATTTTGTTGATAGTAAAGATTAAAGGCATATGAAGCATGAGACACCACCGTGTCGGGTTGATAACAAGACCCGCCGGGTTTGATGGGTCTACAATCCGCGTTACCGGCCCCACAAGCCCAATCAAGTGCTATTTGTAGATCAGTTTGGGATACCCATGGAAGTGCTACACACCATGTTGTACCGTCTAAAAATGTTGTGTTCCCTTCTGGTGGTGATTGgcttattattgaatttggaaTATTACTTGCTTCTGCCTTTTCTTGCATAATTATTCTTCCCATTGTGTAATCTAGTTTTATAAGATGAAACAACACAACACATAAATTATAAACATACAAATGATTAAGAGGGCGTTTAATTTAAAGAAATGTATTTTTTGGGAGTGTTTTGACCGCACTCTCTTTTATAggtatgagctgccgtcttCTTTCTCATCccaaaccctgatcatagttttcctatgagcaagatatactgggtatgatgatgaagatgatgtatTTTTCGGGATTTTAAATTTGGGTGGAAAATGAAGAGTTTTTTGTCACtttataaacatttaatttttcttcaaaaataaaaGGCTTTGATTCAGGAGAAAATATTTTTCGGAATTTTAAATTTGGGTGGGAAAGAGCTTTCTGTCATTTtataaacaattaatttttcttcaaaaataaaaGGGTTTTCGAGATTTTAAATTTGGGTGGAAAAGAGTTTTGAATTTATCTTCAAAAATAAAAGGGTTTGATTCTAAAGGAAGTATTTtttggaatttaaaattttgatggaAAAGAGTTTTCGGTCACTTTGCAaacattttcctcaaaaaatagatgtaaattaataaattcttttcattttttcaccACCAATATCACCTTTATTTTTTCCAAAGAATATttcatcaaatcaaacaaaagaaaaaaaatcaatcattcggatttttcattcaaaaatagtttatgttttcaaaaaaaaatattttctaccaaaGCAAACACCCAATATAAAAAAGTCCCATCTACATAGGAATTTAAAAAGGATTACCTAGAAAACATGCTATAATTAGCAAAGTGAAAATGCAAAACCAAGTAGTGTTTTTCATGTGTAGATTGGAGATGTTATCTTGGATTTATGACTTCTCGGACCCGACCTGTACGGAATACTGGGTTGATAGTTATGATAATCTTGGATTGATGAGTAGCTTGTGTAAGCTACACCTTGTGAAGAAATAGATAGTTAAGATTTTGTAACTTGTAATTAGATAATGATGGGGAATGAATGCTTGATTAGTTGATTTCCTCTTTGAGTCCTCTATGAGTATAACTAGTTATTAATGAAAGGGAAAGATAAAGGGAGAAAATTGGTATAAATGCAAGATTTGAAGAATCATAAGTACGTTTCTTCTTGCACAAGTAGAttgtcttttttgttgtttaatCTTTACTTTGAAAA
This genomic stretch from Amaranthus tricolor cultivar Red isolate AtriRed21 chromosome 9, ASM2621246v1, whole genome shotgun sequence harbors:
- the LOC130824082 gene encoding glucan endo-1,3-beta-glucosidase 12-like, with the protein product MKNTTWFCIFTLLIIACFLDYTMGRIIMQEKAEASNIPNSIISQSPPEGNTTFLDGTTWCVALPWVSQTDLQIALDWACGAGNADCRPIKPGGSCYQPDTVVSHASYAFNLYYQQNGNNAIACNFGGTATLTKKDPSYGRCAYDVSRPLRSANTKVDVHMQSVLIISIQLMLLNWWVIL